A section of the Chryseobacterium ginsenosidimutans genome encodes:
- a CDS encoding alpha/beta fold hydrolase, with amino-acid sequence MLNFERKGNGKETLVLLHGFMENISIWSDMEPHLSENFSLLKIDLPGHGQSDIIAEVQTMELVAEEVKKVLDHLHLEKVHLLGHSMGGYISLGFAEKYPEYLKSLTLFFSTYFADDAEKKEQRIKSYRIIKDAFSHYARAGIPNLFNPNERDVLEGKIETALEIALSTNNLGALASVKGMVERTNKKQVLENLEIKILVIAGKHDNAVKTELMINDLPDRTNIKSYVLDCGHNGHWEKPSICAEIINTELRHHLPKNLVL; translated from the coding sequence ATGCTAAACTTCGAGAGAAAAGGAAACGGAAAAGAAACTTTGGTTCTGCTACACGGCTTTATGGAAAATATTTCCATTTGGAGCGACATGGAACCTCATCTTTCTGAAAATTTTTCATTGTTAAAAATAGACCTTCCCGGACACGGACAGTCGGACATTATCGCGGAAGTTCAGACAATGGAGTTGGTAGCGGAAGAGGTAAAAAAAGTTTTAGATCATTTACATTTAGAAAAAGTTCACTTGTTGGGACATTCAATGGGAGGCTATATTTCTTTAGGTTTTGCCGAAAAGTATCCTGAATATCTAAAAAGTTTGACATTATTTTTCTCCACTTATTTTGCCGATGACGCCGAAAAAAAAGAGCAGCGCATAAAAAGCTACAGAATTATAAAAGATGCTTTCTCACATTACGCAAGGGCGGGAATTCCGAATCTTTTTAACCCAAATGAAAGAGATGTTTTAGAAGGAAAAATAGAAACAGCCCTGGAAATTGCTCTTTCTACAAATAACCTTGGCGCTTTGGCCTCTGTAAAAGGTATGGTTGAAAGAACCAATAAAAAACAAGTTCTTGAAAATCTTGAAATAAAAATTTTAGTGATTGCCGGAAAGCATGACAACGCTGTAAAAACCGAACTCATGATTAACGATCTTCCGGACAGAACCAATATCAAATCGTATGTTTTAGATTGCGGGCACAACGGGCATTGGGAAAAACCAAGCATCTGTGCAGAAATCATCAATACAGAACTACGCCATCATTTACCTAAAAACTTAGTTTTATGA
- a CDS encoding biopolymer transporter ExbD translates to MAEVIAQEKSGGKQKKKLIRVDMTPMVDLGFLLITFFMFTTNFTKPNVMDLGLPAKDPTHKQNDKVIDVRNQVTFILGKDNRVFYHQQAAGDLNKNNLKETNFSGINITKTISEAYNNAPNKENFTIIIEPTDDANYKNFVDVLDNVAISKKERYGVTDIKPWEKKVYEELTK, encoded by the coding sequence ATGGCTGAAGTAATTGCACAAGAAAAATCAGGAGGCAAACAAAAAAAGAAGCTGATCAGAGTGGACATGACTCCTATGGTAGACTTAGGATTTTTATTAATCACATTTTTTATGTTTACCACTAATTTCACAAAACCTAATGTAATGGATTTAGGATTACCCGCAAAAGATCCGACACACAAACAGAATGATAAAGTAATTGATGTAAGAAATCAAGTTACTTTTATTCTTGGAAAAGATAATAGAGTATTTTATCATCAACAAGCTGCGGGAGATTTAAATAAAAATAATTTAAAAGAAACTAATTTTAGTGGCATCAATATCACTAAAACTATTTCTGAGGCTTACAATAATGCTCCCAACAAAGAAAATTTTACAATTATTATAGAACCTACGGATGACGCGAACTATAAAAATTTCGTAGATGTTCTCGACAATGTAGCAATTTCTAAAAAAGAACGCTACGGAGTTACCGACATAAAACCTTGGGAAAAGAAAGTTTACGAAGAATTAACCAAATAA